In one window of Dokdonia sp. PRO95 DNA:
- the aat gene encoding leucyl/phenylalanyl-tRNA--protein transferase: MLLLPEDQHWNNDPWFPEHHLADEEGLLMVGGDLTTDWLLLAYKSGIFPWYNEGQPILWWSPDPRMVVKPSDVHVSKSMRKVLRDNHFEVTYNKNFLEVILACKRIKRNGQDGTWITNDIIDAYLRLHELGHVISVEVWHEDKLVGGLYGIDLQDKGVFCGESMFATMSNASKVGFITLSRKLTKNGYKLIDCQMYTDHLASLGADEIPRETFLEYLK, from the coding sequence GTGCTTTTACTCCCAGAAGATCAACATTGGAATAATGACCCTTGGTTTCCAGAACACCATCTGGCAGACGAAGAAGGACTACTTATGGTAGGTGGAGATCTTACTACAGACTGGTTATTACTCGCCTACAAATCTGGTATTTTCCCTTGGTATAATGAGGGGCAACCCATCTTGTGGTGGAGTCCAGACCCACGTATGGTCGTAAAACCTAGCGACGTTCATGTGTCTAAATCCATGCGCAAAGTGTTACGTGATAACCACTTTGAAGTCACTTACAATAAAAATTTCTTAGAGGTAATTCTCGCTTGTAAGCGTATTAAACGTAACGGTCAAGACGGCACATGGATTACTAATGATATCATAGACGCGTATCTCAGATTACACGAATTAGGTCATGTAATCTCTGTAGAAGTCTGGCATGAAGACAAACTCGTAGGAGGCCTCTATGGTATAGACTTGCAAGATAAAGGTGTTTTTTGTGGCGAGAGTATGTTTGCAACCATGAGTAATGCCAGTAAAGTGGGGTTTATTACGCTTTCGCGAAAGCTTACTAAAAACGGATACAAGCTCATAGACTGCCAGATGTACACAGACCATCTCGCAAGCCTAGGCGCCGATGAAATACCTAGAGAAACCTTTTTAGAATATCTTAAATAG
- a CDS encoding flavin reductase family protein, translated as MLTIDPKEIPVPQLFGHLTGAVGPRPIAFASTVDKDGKVNLAPFSFFNVFGANPPILVYSPSRSGRDNTTKHTLDNVLEVPECTVNIVNYAMVQQMSLASTAYAKGVNEFTKSGLTEKPSEMVQPPCVAEAPVQFECKVIEVKPLGDQGGAGNLVICEILKMHIDEEILDAHGAIDPLKIDQVSRMGANWYSRAKDGLFEVPKPVLRTGIGVDMIPQDIRNSTILTGNDLGMLGNVEQLPTADEISSFIAQHQDLRTNLTTTTQETLHKIAKEYLDKKNVDNAWRVLLAKR; from the coding sequence ATGCTCACGATAGATCCTAAAGAAATACCTGTTCCACAATTATTTGGCCACCTTACAGGCGCCGTGGGACCACGTCCTATTGCATTTGCAAGTACTGTAGATAAGGATGGAAAAGTAAATCTCGCTCCTTTTAGCTTTTTTAATGTCTTTGGGGCAAATCCTCCTATTCTTGTGTATTCTCCTTCTAGAAGTGGTCGTGATAACACCACAAAACACACACTTGATAACGTACTCGAAGTACCTGAATGTACTGTAAACATTGTAAACTATGCAATGGTACAGCAAATGTCACTGGCAAGTACGGCTTATGCAAAAGGAGTAAATGAGTTTACAAAATCTGGGCTAACAGAAAAGCCATCTGAGATGGTACAACCTCCTTGCGTTGCAGAAGCGCCAGTACAGTTTGAGTGTAAAGTAATTGAGGTAAAGCCACTAGGTGATCAAGGGGGTGCAGGAAACCTTGTGATTTGCGAAATTTTAAAAATGCATATTGATGAGGAGATACTAGATGCTCATGGCGCAATAGATCCTCTCAAGATAGATCAAGTATCACGTATGGGCGCAAACTGGTATAGCCGTGCAAAAGACGGACTTTTTGAAGTACCTAAACCTGTTTTAAGAACAGGAATAGGCGTAGATATGATTCCTCAAGATATAAGAAATAGTACGATACTTACTGGTAATGATCTAGGTATGCTGGGTAATGTAGAGCAATTGCCTACAGCAGATGAGATTTCTAGTTTTATAGCACAGCATCAGGATTTAAGAACAAATCTCACCACAACAACGCAAGAAACGCTGCACAAAATAGCAAAGGAATATTTAGATAAAAAAAATGTGGATAATGCGTGGAGAGTTCTGCTCGCAAAACGCTAG
- a CDS encoding DNA-3-methyladenine glycosylase I, translated as MEKHRCGWCVGDDLYEAYHDNEWGTPLRDEDLLFEFLVLETFQAGLSWITILKKRENFRVAFDNFDYKRIAAYNEDKIQSLLQDAGIIRNKLKVRGTVTNARLFMEIQKEYGSFSKYLWDYVDNTPIKNHWNDYKECPANTPLSDKISKDLKKRGFKFVGSTIIYAFMQAIGMVNDHDVNCFRYEMVQE; from the coding sequence ATGGAAAAACATAGATGTGGCTGGTGTGTGGGTGATGACCTATATGAGGCTTATCACGATAACGAGTGGGGAACTCCGCTTAGAGATGAAGATCTACTCTTTGAGTTTTTGGTTCTTGAGACTTTTCAAGCGGGATTGAGCTGGATTACAATTTTAAAAAAGAGAGAAAACTTTAGAGTTGCCTTTGATAATTTTGATTACAAGCGCATTGCCGCTTATAACGAAGATAAAATACAATCACTCTTGCAAGATGCTGGTATTATAAGAAACAAGCTAAAAGTACGTGGTACGGTTACAAATGCAAGGCTGTTTATGGAGATCCAAAAGGAATACGGCAGTTTTTCAAAATACCTATGGGATTATGTAGATAACACACCCATAAAAAATCACTGGAATGATTATAAAGAATGCCCAGCAAATACGCCTCTAAGTGATAAAATATCTAAAGATCTAAAAAAGCGAGGCTTCAAGTTTGTGGGAAGTACCATTATCTATGCATTTATGCAGGCCATAGGGATGGTAAATGATCACGATGTAAACTGTTTTAGGTACGAGATGGTACAAGAGTAG
- the truB gene encoding tRNA pseudouridine(55) synthase TruB: MSEITSLTDQDFRDGQVLIFDKPLEWTSFQLVNKVRWLIRKNRNIKKIKVGHAGTLDPLATGLMIICTGKFTKRLHEFMGQEKEYTGTITLGGTTPSYDLETAIDKEYPTEHITEEDIYAFAKAYQGKIMQRPPVFSALKKEGKRLYEFARAGEEVEIPKREIHISSFEITRIEMPEVDFKVSCSKGTYIRSLAFDFGEGLKSGAHLTALRRTKIGDYSVDNAHLLDDFIREITQSNPGDI; this comes from the coding sequence GCCTCTTGAGTGGACTTCCTTCCAGCTAGTAAACAAAGTGCGCTGGCTTATACGTAAGAACCGAAACATAAAAAAGATCAAAGTAGGGCACGCAGGCACACTAGACCCGCTCGCTACTGGTCTTATGATTATCTGTACAGGTAAGTTTACAAAGCGTCTACACGAGTTTATGGGTCAGGAGAAGGAATATACTGGCACCATCACTCTAGGTGGCACCACGCCTAGTTATGACCTGGAGACAGCCATAGATAAAGAATACCCTACCGAGCATATCACTGAGGAGGATATATACGCTTTCGCGAAAGCGTACCAAGGAAAAATAATGCAACGTCCACCTGTATTTTCTGCACTAAAAAAAGAAGGGAAGCGTCTGTATGAATTTGCAAGAGCAGGTGAGGAAGTAGAAATTCCGAAGCGAGAGATACACATCTCATCTTTTGAAATTACACGTATTGAAATGCCCGAAGTAGATTTTAAAGTAAGCTGCAGTAAAGGTACTTATATACGATCACTAGCGTTCGATTTTGGAGAAGGGCTTAAAAGTGGTGCCCACCTTACGGCGCTTAGAAGAACCAAAATAGGCGATTATAGCGTAGATAATGCACATCTTCTAGATGACTTTATAAGAGAGATTACTCAAAGCAATCCTGGCGATATCTAG
- a CDS encoding thioredoxin family protein, which translates to METMQKTTTQLVKESLSEAISYQDYRVLTETHALEGTNTGPEVTEALHNYTMLNHKRMKRLDKTIKLSEESQNAIKQYNVKATWLVLTESWCGDAAQTMPVMQKFADLNPNIDFKVILRDENLELMDRFLYNGGRSIPRLIAFDNETQEVLGDWGPRPSEATKMVNDYKEAHGKLTPEFKQDLQVWYNKDKGQNTVEDLLHLLK; encoded by the coding sequence ATGGAAACTATGCAAAAAACAACAACACAACTAGTCAAAGAAAGTCTCTCTGAGGCAATCTCTTACCAAGATTATAGAGTACTTACAGAAACTCACGCCCTAGAAGGCACAAATACAGGTCCAGAAGTCACAGAGGCATTGCACAACTATACAATGCTCAATCACAAACGTATGAAGCGTCTAGATAAGACCATAAAACTGTCTGAAGAGTCTCAAAACGCAATAAAGCAATATAACGTTAAAGCCACTTGGCTTGTACTAACAGAAAGCTGGTGTGGTGACGCGGCACAAACAATGCCTGTAATGCAAAAGTTTGCAGACCTCAACCCTAACATTGATTTTAAGGTCATTCTAAGAGATGAAAATCTTGAGCTTATGGATCGTTTTTTATATAACGGTGGTCGGTCTATCCCAAGACTTATTGCCTTTGACAATGAAACTCAAGAAGTACTTGGAGACTGGGGACCACGTCCATCTGAAGCTACAAAAATGGTAAATGATTATAAAGAAGCTCACGGTAAACTCACACCAGAGTTTAAACAAGACTTACAAGTGTGGTATAATAAAGACAAAGGCCAAAACACTGTAGAAGATTTACTTCATCTATTAAAATAG
- a CDS encoding DUF3127 domain-containing protein, which yields MEVQGKVKMIGETQTFGSNGFRKRELVVTTEEQYPQHIMVEFVQDKTDLLNNYAVGQNVKVSINLRGREWVNPQGETKYFNSIQGWRIENLAAANAGGGQPLPPMPPADSFEPATNLNSDDHDDLPF from the coding sequence ATGGAAGTACAAGGTAAAGTAAAAATGATAGGTGAGACTCAAACATTTGGGAGTAACGGCTTTAGAAAAAGAGAACTTGTCGTAACGACAGAAGAGCAATACCCACAGCACATTATGGTGGAGTTTGTACAAGATAAAACAGATCTTTTGAACAACTATGCTGTTGGCCAAAACGTAAAAGTAAGCATTAACTTAAGAGGTCGCGAGTGGGTAAATCCACAAGGTGAAACTAAGTATTTTAACTCTATACAAGGATGGCGCATAGAGAATCTTGCAGCAGCAAATGCTGGTGGAGGACAACCATTACCTCCTATGCCTCCAGCAGATTCATTTGAGCCTGCAACAAACCTTAATAGCGACGATCACGACGATCTACCATTTTAA